A stretch of DNA from Verrucomicrobiaceae bacterium:
GCCAATCTTCCCCCGCCGCGCTCGTGGGCAAGAGTGCCACTCCGAGCAGCCAACACAGCACGCACAGCGCCAAAAGCGCCGTGCCACAGACGAGGATGCCTGGATCAAAGGAATTCGGGAACAGAGGCATGAAGGCAGAACTTTAGTGCTGGACTAGGCACCTGCGCAAGAATGGGCAGCCCTTTCTCACTGCATGTGCCGCTTACTTCTGCGCTTCCTTGTCCTCGGCGCGGAGGCTGTCCTTCAGGCTGATGAAATCGGAGAGCAGAAAGATCACGGTAAAAAAGGCCAGCAGCACTTCCATCATCGTCACCAGCTTGGCCGGCACTGTCTGCGGCGTGACATCGCCGAAGCCGAAGAAGGAAAAATTCAGCACGCTAAAAAAGAAGAACTCAAAGACCTGCTCCGCGCGGCTCCATTCTGCATTGATGGAGCTGAAGCTGGCCGCATTCGCCGTCTGGAGGCACCAGAAGTCGAACGCAAACGACAGCGTGATCTGCACCATATTCACGCCCATGAGTCCCAGCACGCGGTGGTAGGGCATGTTGTTCCGTGTCGCGAGCAGGATGTGGGTGAGGTTTTCCACAAAGAAGAAAACCGTCTTCGCCAGTGCCAAGCCCAGCACCAGCAGACAAAAGCCCTGCATGCTGAGAAAGCCCTGTGGCCACAGCCATTGCAGCACGGCGGCGAGCAGCACGATCACGGCGATTTCTCCGCCCTGCCGCATGGAGCCCTGGATGAGTTGCTGGCGGGTCATTTCTGTTTCGCTTCGTAACCGGGGAGCGGCTTGCCATCCTCGCCCAGCTTGCCGCAGGACCACAGCAGGCCGCGTGTGACGAGATCGAGGTAAATCGGGTCTTCCATGGTGTGGTTGCCATGGCCCAGTGTGGTGCCGAAGACCTTGCCTTTGCCATACTGGTTCACCCAGATGACGTGGTGGTCTTTCTTGGTTTCCTCACCATAGGCCGAGGCCAAGGGGTGAAGTTCTCCCAGAGCTTTTCGTTCTTGTAGAGCTCGTCTTTGGTGTCGTTCCACTCCTTGGGGAAGCCCTTCATGATGGGATGTGCCTCAGCGACGTTGCGTACCTTCAGGTCGCTGTTCTTTTCATGGCTCATGGATGTCTGGCCCACGCATTTGCGCCATTCATCGGTTTTGGCAGTGCGGTAACTGTGCGTGGAGCAGTGCAGCATCACGGCGGGCACGCCCTCAAAGTGTGGTTTGGCGATGCCTTCGACGAAAGGCACATCCGTCACCGCACCGAAGCACTCCGTTATGCACCACCACATCGTATCCAGCGGCCCAATCGGGCTTTTGTAAATGCTGACCTGATGCGTGCGGTCATCCTTCACGCGTGATTCCTCATGCACGATGGTGAACTCCACATTCGCACGGGCGCTGATGCCCTCCGCCAGGATGAGCTTCTGGTTCGCATAGTCATGGCAGCAGCCACCGCAGACCATGAGCACCTTCAGTGGCTTCACCTCCTGTGCGGGGCTCGTGAGGAAGGCGGTGAGGGTGAGTAAGGCGAGGAGGGCTTTTTTCATGGGGGAGGATGTGTGGACTTAACGCAGCCATTTGTCACGGTTTTCAGCGACAAAAGCATCGTCGTGGATATGGGGGTAGGCGGCATAGACGCGGTCGATCTCGGCGAGTTGGCCGGGGCTCAGCGTCTCGTGCTCATCGAGGCACCACAGGCCCTCCAGCAGGCCCTGACGGCGTAAAACCTCGTGCAGACCGGCGATGCAGCCTGCAAAACCATTCGCGGCATCAAAGAAGGCGGCGTTGCAGTCTGTGACCTCATGGGCGAGT
This window harbors:
- a CDS encoding two pore domain potassium channel family protein, with the translated sequence MTRQQLIQGSMRQGGEIAVIVLLAAVLQWLWPQGFLSMQGFCLLVLGLALAKTVFFFVENLTHILLATRNNMPYHRVLGLMGVNMVQITLSFAFDFWCLQTANAASFSSINAEWSRAEQVFEFFFFSVLNFSFFGFGDVTPQTVPAKLVTMMEVLLAFFTVIFLLSDFISLKDSLRAEDKEAQK
- a CDS encoding ThuA domain-containing protein; protein product: MKKALLALLTLTAFLTSPAQEVKPLKVLMVCGGCCHDYANQKLILAEGISARANVEFTIVHEESRVKDDRTHQVSIYKSPIGPLDTMWWCITECFGAVTDVPFVEGIAKPHFEGVPAVMLHCSTHSYRTAKTDEWRKCVGQTSMSHEKNSDLKVRNVAEAHPIMKGFPKEWNDTKDELYKNEKLWENFTPWPRPMVRKPRKTTTSSG
- a CDS encoding ThuA domain-containing protein yields the protein MERHQRRALQERKALGELHPLASAYGEETKKDHHVIWVNQYGKGKVFGTTLGHGNHTMEDPIYLDLVTRGLLWSCGKLGEDGKPLPGYEAKQK